One Oryzomonas sagensis DNA segment encodes these proteins:
- a CDS encoding CcdB family protein produces MAQFDVYLNPGTRTGKQAPYLVEVQGRFVDSLATCVVIPLVRKEYFIGASVLNPVIMVNNVEYFLSPAELMYVLRSILGKPAASVQAYRLEIIAAIDRLLL; encoded by the coding sequence ATGGCACAGTTTGATGTATATCTGAACCCTGGGACTCGAACGGGCAAACAGGCTCCCTATCTCGTAGAAGTTCAAGGGCGCTTTGTTGATTCACTGGCAACGTGTGTTGTGATCCCGCTTGTGCGCAAGGAATATTTTATCGGCGCATCGGTGCTGAATCCGGTCATCATGGTAAACAACGTTGAATATTTTTTGTCGCCCGCCGAATTGATGTATGTTCTCAGAAGCATACTCGGAAAGCCCGCGGCATCGGTCCAAGCATATCGGTTAGAGATTATCGCAGCCATTGACCGTTTGCTGCTCTGA
- a CDS encoding slipin family protein, which produces MFNLFNYIPVLFVAVLFIMFVASAVRILPEYERGVLFRLGRLAGVRGPGLFFIIPGIDRLVRVTLRTVVMDVPPQDVITHDNVTVKVSAVIYFRVMEPQRAVVDVENYLYATSQLSQTTLRSVLGQVDLDELLANREKINKELQEILDRHTGPWGVKVANVEVKNIDLPQEMQRAIAKQAEAERERRAKIIHAEGELQASEKLAQAATILAAEPTALQLRYLQTLTEIAAEKNSTTIFPVPIDLIKMFLERRDKV; this is translated from the coding sequence ATGTTCAACCTGTTCAACTACATCCCGGTTCTTTTTGTTGCGGTCCTCTTCATCATGTTCGTTGCCAGCGCGGTGCGCATCCTCCCCGAGTACGAGCGGGGCGTGCTGTTCCGCCTGGGCCGGCTGGCCGGGGTGCGGGGACCGGGCCTTTTCTTCATCATCCCGGGCATCGACCGTCTGGTGCGGGTGACGCTGCGCACCGTGGTCATGGATGTCCCCCCTCAGGACGTGATCACCCACGACAACGTCACGGTCAAGGTATCGGCGGTCATCTACTTCCGGGTCATGGAACCCCAGCGGGCGGTCGTGGATGTGGAAAACTACCTGTACGCCACCAGCCAGTTGTCCCAGACCACCCTGCGGAGCGTGCTGGGACAGGTGGATCTGGATGAACTCCTGGCCAACCGGGAGAAGATCAACAAGGAGTTGCAGGAGATTCTCGACCGCCATACCGGGCCGTGGGGGGTCAAGGTGGCCAACGTGGAGGTAAAGAACATCGACCTGCCCCAGGAGATGCAGCGGGCCATCGCCAAGCAGGCCGAGGCGGAGCGGGAGCGCCGTGCCAAGATCATCCACGCCGAGGGCGAATTGCAGGCATCGGAGAAACTGGCCCAAGCGGCGACGATCCTGGCCGCCGAGCCGACCGCCCTGCAACTGCGTTACCTCCAGACCCTGACGGAGATCGCCGCGGAAAAGAACTCCACCACCATCTTCCCGGTTCCCATCGACCTGATCAAGATGTTTCTGGAGCGTCGGGACAAGGTGTGA
- a CDS encoding MMPL family transporter: protein MPDTPKPSRLFAFVAKRPRLILALALLLSVCSVIYTKKNMEFLTGRDDLMAKNAPFQMDYQAYRREFGDQEEIVAVIESDDAEKSTRAADALYQRLNRETGLFRDVFYPGGLPFFRKNGLLFMPLEDIRRLRHTLTMAAPVLKDLAASPSVQTLFTSLTGQIDGYLASGDPAALESLTFMLATLDKGFKAFDGKGSGMSMDAFLKGGGDGTPSALESAGKQQVITMRPVKDETSFVASEKPIKAARAALAELVKRPEFKGVTAGLTGVPVLEYEEMATSQRDIEIATILSLSLTVILLLFAFRGLLNVISAMVSLIVGICLSFGFATAAVGHLNILSMVFAIMLIGLGIEYGIQVVLRYQEELKNGASGPAAIETGLRANIRSIIMAAATVALAFATFAFTDFKGIAELGIIAAGGVVICVITTFTVLPSMLILLERFRKPNTEVPKDQAPAGLAEKPFFRALFTNPRTVVGATLLLALVCLYPTLTMHFDYNLMNLQAKGLQSVEYAYKLMRSKENSGYFAVVTAKDRAEAKQLTERLEKLPSVDHVVSLPALVPDDQQAKLAELAALRQVLAEVKPVPYEENLRVMELPRVFEGFRDRVGKLKTALEAKKAPEAKPVGAFLTTLDGFFAKLEKEKDKNALGMLREFQGGMFAELPVKLTMMKESLEASPVVEADVPTELKQRFVGKSGQLLLQVAPKKEVFEHEPLQEFVTQVKGIVPHATGEPIMVYESLTIMRDAYLRAFAYAFLGIAVILLINFKSVRFAAMGALPLAVGLLFMVGGMRLAGVSFNSANIIVLPLILGVGIDSAIYIINRYRQGNETPAQVATRSAGIGVFLNALTILFSFGALMVAHHQGVFSIGAVMSLGMAASVAVFLAFLPALLSLWGKRQG from the coding sequence GTGCCCGATACACCAAAACCAAGCCGTCTGTTCGCCTTCGTCGCCAAACGCCCGCGCCTGATCCTGGCGTTGGCCCTGCTGCTTTCCGTCTGTTCGGTCATCTACACCAAAAAGAACATGGAGTTCCTGACCGGCCGCGACGACCTGATGGCCAAGAACGCCCCCTTTCAGATGGATTACCAGGCCTACCGCCGGGAATTCGGCGATCAGGAAGAGATCGTGGCGGTCATCGAATCGGACGATGCCGAGAAATCGACCCGCGCCGCCGATGCGCTCTATCAGCGTCTGAACCGGGAGACCGGCCTGTTCCGCGATGTCTTCTACCCCGGCGGCCTCCCCTTCTTCCGCAAGAACGGCCTGCTGTTCATGCCGTTGGAGGATATCCGGCGGCTGCGCCACACCCTGACCATGGCCGCGCCGGTGCTGAAGGACCTGGCCGCCTCCCCCTCGGTTCAGACGCTCTTCACCAGCCTGACCGGCCAGATCGACGGCTACCTCGCCTCCGGCGACCCGGCTGCGCTGGAGAGCCTGACCTTTATGCTGGCCACCCTGGACAAGGGGTTCAAGGCCTTTGACGGCAAGGGGAGCGGCATGTCCATGGACGCGTTCCTCAAGGGAGGCGGCGACGGCACGCCGTCGGCCCTGGAAAGCGCCGGCAAGCAGCAGGTCATCACCATGCGGCCGGTCAAGGACGAGACGAGCTTCGTGGCCTCGGAAAAACCGATCAAGGCGGCCCGCGCCGCCCTGGCCGAGCTGGTGAAGCGCCCCGAGTTCAAGGGGGTCACGGCCGGCCTGACCGGCGTGCCGGTGCTTGAGTACGAGGAGATGGCCACCAGCCAACGGGACATCGAGATCGCCACCATTCTTTCCCTCTCCCTCACGGTGATCCTGCTGCTGTTCGCCTTCCGCGGCCTCTTGAACGTGATCAGCGCCATGGTCTCGCTGATCGTGGGCATCTGCCTCTCCTTCGGCTTCGCCACCGCCGCCGTGGGGCACCTCAACATCCTCTCCATGGTCTTCGCCATCATGCTCATCGGCCTGGGGATCGAGTACGGCATCCAGGTGGTCCTGCGCTACCAGGAGGAGCTTAAAAACGGCGCCTCCGGGCCGGCGGCCATCGAAACCGGCCTCAGGGCCAACATCCGTTCCATCATCATGGCCGCCGCCACCGTGGCCCTGGCATTCGCCACCTTCGCCTTCACCGATTTCAAGGGCATTGCCGAACTGGGCATCATCGCCGCCGGCGGGGTCGTGATCTGCGTCATCACCACCTTCACCGTACTCCCCTCCATGCTGATCCTGCTGGAACGATTCAGGAAGCCCAACACCGAGGTCCCCAAAGATCAGGCTCCGGCAGGCCTTGCCGAAAAGCCTTTCTTCCGCGCCCTCTTCACCAACCCGCGGACGGTCGTCGGCGCGACCCTGCTTCTGGCCCTCGTCTGCCTCTACCCCACCCTGACCATGCACTTCGACTACAACCTGATGAACCTCCAGGCCAAGGGGCTGCAATCGGTGGAATACGCCTACAAGCTGATGCGCAGCAAGGAGAACTCCGGCTATTTCGCCGTGGTGACCGCCAAGGACCGCGCCGAGGCCAAGCAGTTGACCGAGCGGCTGGAAAAGCTCCCCAGCGTGGACCACGTGGTCAGCCTGCCCGCCCTGGTGCCGGACGACCAGCAGGCCAAGCTGGCCGAACTGGCGGCGCTCCGTCAGGTCTTGGCGGAGGTGAAACCGGTGCCCTACGAGGAGAACCTGCGGGTCATGGAACTGCCCAGGGTCTTCGAAGGGTTCCGCGACCGGGTGGGCAAGCTGAAGACCGCGCTGGAGGCCAAAAAAGCGCCCGAGGCCAAGCCGGTCGGCGCCTTTCTGACGACCCTGGACGGCTTCTTCGCAAAGCTGGAGAAGGAAAAGGACAAGAACGCCCTGGGGATGCTGCGGGAGTTTCAGGGGGGCATGTTCGCCGAACTGCCGGTCAAGCTGACCATGATGAAGGAGAGCCTGGAGGCGTCGCCGGTCGTCGAGGCAGACGTGCCGACGGAACTGAAGCAACGCTTCGTGGGTAAGAGCGGCCAGTTGCTGCTCCAGGTCGCCCCGAAAAAGGAGGTCTTCGAGCACGAGCCGCTCCAGGAATTCGTCACCCAGGTCAAGGGCATCGTCCCCCATGCCACCGGCGAACCGATCATGGTCTACGAATCCCTGACCATCATGCGGGACGCCTACCTCAGGGCCTTTGCCTATGCCTTCCTCGGTATCGCCGTGATCCTGCTGATCAACTTCAAGAGCGTGAGGTTCGCCGCCATGGGTGCCTTGCCGCTGGCGGTGGGATTACTCTTCATGGTGGGGGGGATGCGGCTGGCGGGGGTCAGTTTCAACTCGGCCAACATCATCGTGCTGCCGCTGATTCTGGGAGTGGGGATCGACTCGGCCATTTACATCATCAACCGCTACCGCCAGGGGAACGAGACCCCGGCCCAGGTGGCCACGCGCAGCGCCGGGATCGGCGTGTTCCTCAACGCCCTGACGATCCTGTTCAGCTTCGGCGCCCTGATGGTGGCCCACCACCAGGGGGTCTTCAGCATCGGCGCGGTCATGTCCCTGGGCATGGCGGCCAGCGTGGCGGTGTTTTTGGCCTTCCTGCCGGCGCTCCTCTCCCTGTGGGGGAAGCGGCAAGGCTAA
- a CDS encoding type II toxin-antitoxin system CcdA family antitoxin — MQINYDIHSPRRHVNLTANSDLINLVRKEKGNLSAILEQSMITFLTERELMRWKEENRASFESYNRMIEERGTLSDDLGHML, encoded by the coding sequence GTGCAAATCAACTACGATATACATTCCCCTCGACGACATGTGAACCTGACCGCAAACAGCGATCTCATCAATCTCGTCCGAAAAGAAAAGGGCAATTTGTCGGCAATATTGGAACAATCGATGATAACATTTCTCACTGAACGCGAGCTTATGCGATGGAAAGAAGAAAATAGAGCTTCATTTGAATCGTATAACCGCATGATTGAAGAACGGGGCACACTTTCTGATGATCTTGGCCACATGCTCTGA
- a CDS encoding LysE/ArgO family amino acid transporter — protein MSNSLSYEPLVHGFSLGASLIIAIGSQNAFVLRQGLRREYVFTVSTICFLCDMVLIALGAGGFGTVVASSPRLLVCALWGGAAFLLCYGIRSFRSAVRPEALAVDGESAAAGEGLAAVVTTTLALSLLNPHVYLDTVLLLGSLAAQFSGHARGLFAVGAMAASLVWFYGIGYGARIFAPLFRKPVAWRVLDILVGCTMWGIGVSLIWKRMFPG, from the coding sequence ATGAGCAATTCCCTGTCCTATGAACCCCTTGTCCACGGTTTCAGCCTCGGCGCCAGCCTGATCATCGCCATCGGCAGCCAGAACGCCTTTGTCCTGCGCCAGGGGCTGCGCCGCGAGTACGTCTTTACCGTAAGCACCATCTGCTTTCTGTGCGATATGGTTCTGATCGCGCTGGGGGCCGGCGGTTTCGGCACGGTCGTCGCCTCGTCGCCGCGACTGCTCGTGTGTGCCCTGTGGGGAGGGGCCGCTTTCCTCTTGTGCTACGGTATCCGTTCCTTTCGGTCGGCAGTCAGGCCGGAGGCGTTGGCGGTCGATGGAGAAAGCGCGGCGGCTGGGGAAGGCCTTGCGGCGGTAGTGACGACCACGCTGGCCCTCAGCCTTCTGAATCCGCACGTCTACCTGGACACGGTCCTGCTGCTGGGAAGCCTGGCGGCGCAATTCAGCGGGCATGCCCGGGGGCTCTTTGCCGTGGGGGCCATGGCGGCATCGCTTGTCTGGTTTTACGGCATCGGCTACGGCGCCAGGATCTTTGCACCGCTGTTTCGCAAGCCGGTTGCCTGGCGGGTTCTCGATATCCTGGTGGGGTGCACCATGTGGGGGATCGGCGTCAGCCTGATCTGGAAAAGGATGTTTCCGGGGTAA
- a CDS encoding DUF2917 domain-containing protein: protein MDYLLKKGETAAVTAAPAGCSLRMDRGSVWLTRYDDPRDYVLGPGETFTVSAPGTVVIEALEDTTFTLGYARIGGPARTTIQVGLGLPSPAAMELH, encoded by the coding sequence ATGGACTATCTGCTGAAAAAGGGCGAAACAGCCGCGGTCACCGCCGCCCCCGCGGGTTGTTCCCTGCGCATGGACCGCGGAAGCGTATGGCTGACCCGTTACGACGACCCGCGCGATTATGTTCTGGGGCCGGGAGAGACCTTTACCGTCAGCGCTCCCGGCACGGTGGTGATCGAGGCGCTGGAGGATACGACGTTCACCCTGGGATACGCCCGCATCGGCGGACCGGCCCGGACGACCATCCAGGTCGGTCTCGGCCTCCCCTCCCCGGCCGCCATGGAACTGCACTGA
- a CDS encoding cache domain-containing protein, with the protein MMEFLSKFKLRWKLLALVLPLVIGPIFIVAGVIGSIANHQAYLGVTQTSKDDLQHITAFTIDLLNSHYQQFQVYKQDKIKNFNSELATLTNLSYNLVESEHKQYKQGRFDLTTAKREARDALKKVNVGETGYIYAMTSRGDLKVHIAREGENVYNEQDENGRYFIREMCETARRSKPGEVLFIIYPWRNAVLGDKYPRKKIVAYRYFREWDWIIATGGYLEETYDEAAFERKSFAELKEKIKAKKVGSTGYIFCMDSTGNFTIHPDSEGRNFLDARDSSGFPFIREMCGKKSGWIRYPWQNVSNSEPRMKIVRYEYFKPWDWIVAVGSYEDEFYHEANKIKDRILISMVLLSLLVGLFAVVLVFRASTIITSPITHMIDVIRRVKRGNLEEKMVVEGEDELAELAGVFNRMTDIIRRNKEMEASLAQHGKMASLGILSSGVAHEINNPLGVILGYAGYLEGKMAEDDPNYKYIHEIKRESKRCKKIVQDLLSYARTPRPSLEPVDLNDLLAQIADFAANHTDMRGVVIRTEFAPDLPKVHLDGDQMRQVAINLILNAGGAMPDGGTLTIRSEAVDPDHVRMVFSDSGCGIPAENLEKIFEPFYTTKERGTGLGLAITRQIIEQHHGEISIASDPDTGTTVTVTLPIERDEL; encoded by the coding sequence ATGATGGAATTCCTCAGCAAATTCAAGCTGCGCTGGAAGTTATTGGCGCTGGTACTGCCGCTGGTGATCGGCCCGATCTTTATCGTTGCCGGGGTCATCGGCTCTATTGCCAACCATCAGGCGTACCTGGGGGTCACCCAGACCAGCAAGGACGACCTGCAGCACATCACCGCCTTTACCATCGACCTGCTCAATTCCCATTACCAGCAGTTCCAGGTCTACAAACAGGACAAGATCAAGAACTTCAACAGCGAACTGGCAACCCTCACCAACCTCTCCTATAACCTGGTCGAATCCGAACACAAGCAGTACAAACAGGGGCGGTTCGACCTGACCACCGCCAAGCGGGAGGCGCGCGACGCGCTGAAAAAGGTCAACGTGGGGGAGACCGGCTACATCTATGCCATGACCAGCCGCGGCGACCTGAAGGTGCACATCGCCCGCGAAGGGGAGAACGTCTACAACGAACAGGATGAAAACGGACGCTACTTCATCCGCGAGATGTGCGAAACCGCCCGGCGCTCCAAGCCGGGTGAGGTGCTGTTCATCATCTACCCCTGGCGCAACGCCGTCCTGGGCGACAAATATCCCCGCAAGAAGATCGTCGCCTACCGTTACTTCCGGGAATGGGACTGGATCATCGCCACCGGCGGCTATCTGGAAGAGACCTACGACGAAGCGGCCTTCGAGCGCAAGTCCTTTGCCGAACTGAAGGAAAAGATCAAGGCAAAGAAGGTGGGTTCCACCGGCTACATCTTCTGCATGGACAGCACAGGCAATTTCACCATCCATCCCGACTCGGAGGGCAGGAATTTTCTCGATGCCCGCGACTCCAGCGGCTTCCCCTTTATCCGCGAGATGTGCGGGAAGAAGAGCGGCTGGATCCGTTATCCCTGGCAGAATGTCAGCAACAGCGAACCGCGCATGAAGATCGTGCGTTACGAGTATTTCAAGCCTTGGGACTGGATCGTGGCGGTCGGTTCCTATGAGGATGAGTTTTACCACGAGGCCAACAAGATCAAGGACCGCATCCTGATCAGCATGGTGCTCCTCAGCCTGCTGGTGGGGCTATTCGCCGTGGTCCTGGTCTTTCGGGCCTCGACCATCATCACCAGCCCCATCACCCATATGATCGATGTCATACGGCGCGTCAAACGGGGTAACCTTGAGGAAAAGATGGTGGTTGAAGGGGAGGACGAACTGGCCGAACTGGCCGGGGTGTTCAACCGCATGACCGACATAATCCGTCGCAACAAGGAGATGGAGGCAAGCCTTGCCCAACACGGCAAGATGGCCTCCCTGGGCATCCTGTCATCGGGAGTGGCCCACGAGATCAACAACCCCCTGGGCGTGATCCTTGGCTATGCCGGTTACCTGGAAGGCAAGATGGCCGAGGACGACCCGAACTACAAATACATCCACGAGATCAAGCGTGAAAGCAAGCGCTGCAAGAAGATCGTCCAGGACCTGCTCTCCTATGCCCGGACCCCCCGGCCGAGCCTGGAGCCGGTTGACCTGAACGACCTCCTGGCGCAGATTGCGGATTTCGCCGCCAACCACACCGACATGCGCGGTGTGGTGATTCGGACCGAGTTTGCCCCCGATCTGCCCAAGGTCCATCTGGACGGCGACCAGATGCGCCAGGTGGCCATCAACCTGATCCTGAACGCAGGCGGCGCCATGCCGGACGGCGGCACCCTCACCATCCGCTCCGAAGCGGTTGACCCCGATCATGTCCGCATGGTATTCAGCGACAGCGGTTGCGGCATCCCGGCCGAAAATCTGGAGAAGATCTTCGAGCCGTTCTACACCACCAAGGAGCGCGGCACCGGCCTGGGGCTGGCCATCACCCGCCAGATCATCGAGCAGCACCACGGCGAGATCAGCATCGCAAGCGATCCGGACACGGGCACCACGGTCACCGTAACGCTGCCCATCGAGCGGGACGAGTTGTAA
- a CDS encoding sigma-54-dependent transcriptional regulator, whose translation MADKKRILLIDNEEGLCRMMEQVLLDNGYLARAYTSPLKALEEFRPGAWDLLITDIKMPGMSGLEVLQKAKEREKDIPVIMITAYATVDMSIQALRKGAYDMLTKPFEPEELIYRVKNALQQSRLLEENRELRAELEGKFCFDNIIGASGGLKSVLERVEKVAVRDTSVLITGESGTGKELIAQAIHYNSPRRERKFIAINCGALPETLLESELFGYKKGAFTGAKENRHGLLEAADGGTLFLDEVGNLPMNVQKTLLRFLQEKEFNRLGETTPTRVDVRVLSATNSDLKEAVKSGAFREDLYYRLNVVNIHLPPLRERTDDIPLLAAHFITLQNQKFDTLVKGFDKEAMQALCACAWPGNIRQLKNVIEACMAMVGEESISRETLDQFVEIGHEPVGIPPAAATTVGELPFNAALERFEADLLTGLLKKHGGNIDAAAREAGMNMVTIYRKIKKYGLKKDDYL comes from the coding sequence ATGGCCGACAAGAAACGCATCCTCCTGATCGACAACGAAGAAGGCCTGTGCCGCATGATGGAACAGGTGCTCCTGGACAACGGCTACCTGGCCCGCGCCTACACGTCGCCGCTCAAGGCGCTTGAAGAGTTTCGTCCCGGGGCCTGGGACCTGCTCATCACCGACATCAAGATGCCCGGCATGAGCGGGCTTGAGGTACTCCAGAAGGCCAAGGAGAGGGAAAAGGACATCCCGGTGATCATGATCACCGCCTACGCCACGGTGGACATGTCGATCCAGGCCCTGCGCAAAGGTGCCTACGACATGCTGACCAAACCGTTCGAGCCGGAAGAGCTGATCTACCGGGTCAAGAACGCCCTGCAACAGTCGCGGCTCCTGGAAGAAAACCGGGAACTGCGCGCCGAACTGGAGGGCAAGTTCTGTTTCGACAATATCATCGGCGCTTCGGGCGGCTTGAAAAGCGTGCTGGAACGGGTCGAGAAGGTGGCGGTGCGCGACACCTCGGTGTTGATTACCGGAGAATCCGGCACCGGCAAGGAGTTGATCGCCCAGGCCATCCATTACAACTCGCCTCGGCGCGAGCGCAAGTTCATCGCCATCAACTGCGGTGCCCTGCCCGAAACCCTCTTGGAGAGCGAGCTGTTCGGCTACAAGAAGGGGGCCTTCACCGGCGCCAAGGAGAACCGGCACGGCCTCCTGGAGGCGGCCGACGGCGGCACCCTCTTCCTGGACGAGGTCGGCAACCTGCCCATGAACGTGCAGAAGACACTGCTGCGCTTTTTGCAGGAAAAGGAATTCAACCGCCTGGGGGAGACCACCCCCACCCGGGTGGATGTGCGGGTGCTGTCGGCCACCAATTCCGACCTGAAAGAAGCGGTCAAAAGCGGGGCCTTCCGGGAAGACCTCTACTACCGGCTGAACGTGGTCAATATCCATCTGCCGCCGCTACGGGAGCGGACCGACGACATCCCTCTCCTTGCGGCCCACTTCATCACCCTGCAAAATCAGAAGTTCGACACGCTGGTCAAAGGTTTCGACAAGGAGGCCATGCAGGCGCTGTGCGCCTGTGCCTGGCCCGGCAACATCCGCCAGTTGAAAAACGTGATCGAGGCCTGTATGGCCATGGTCGGCGAGGAGTCTATCTCCCGCGAGACCCTGGACCAGTTTGTGGAGATCGGCCACGAACCGGTCGGCATCCCCCCGGCGGCGGCAACCACGGTGGGGGAGCTCCCCTTCAACGCCGCCCTGGAACGTTTCGAGGCCGACCTGCTCACGGGCCTCCTGAAGAAACATGGGGGCAACATCGACGCCGCGGCCCGCGAGGCGGGCATGAACATGGTCACCATCTACCGCAAGATCAAGAAGTACGGACTCAAGAAGGACGACTATCTGTAA
- a CDS encoding GlxA family transcriptional regulator yields the protein MNRHNQEANGRSGTVEPRTVVVVTHEGCELLDATGPTAVFGVVNRTLREQAAPAGYRAIIAAEKRGAVTTSAGVQLVADAAWRDIAAPIDTLLVVGSPDEPLGRAMANRELIHWLQETGGRARRLVSVCTGAFLLAEAGLLNGRRVTTHWMDVDRMAREYPEVTVEPDAIYVRDGSIATSAGITAGIDLALALVEEDYGRKLALAIARRLVLYLKRPGGQSQFSSHLRSQMVTGGPLAPLLAWLEENAHRNITVEDLAGRAAMSPRNFARVFLRETGMTPLKYLDRLRIERVKHLLEETNHPMETVALESGFSSAEQLRRTFQRCLGITPRAYRERF from the coding sequence ATGAATCGACACAACCAAGAAGCGAATGGCAGGAGCGGGACCGTCGAACCGCGCACCGTCGTCGTGGTCACGCATGAGGGGTGCGAACTCCTGGATGCAACCGGCCCGACCGCGGTATTCGGGGTGGTGAACAGGACGTTGCGGGAGCAGGCGGCGCCCGCCGGTTACCGGGCCATCATTGCGGCAGAGAAGCGGGGGGCAGTTACGACCTCCGCGGGGGTGCAACTGGTGGCCGACGCGGCATGGCGCGACATTGCCGCCCCTATCGACACCCTGCTCGTGGTGGGGAGCCCGGACGAGCCCCTCGGCCGCGCCATGGCAAACCGGGAGTTGATCCACTGGCTGCAAGAGACGGGAGGACGGGCCCGGCGTCTGGTCTCGGTCTGCACCGGCGCTTTCCTCCTCGCGGAAGCGGGTCTCCTGAACGGCCGGCGGGTCACGACCCACTGGATGGATGTGGACCGCATGGCCCGGGAGTACCCGGAGGTAACCGTGGAACCCGATGCGATCTATGTCAGGGACGGCTCCATAGCCACCTCCGCGGGCATTACGGCCGGGATCGACCTGGCCCTCGCCCTGGTGGAGGAGGATTACGGCCGGAAGCTGGCCCTGGCAATCGCCCGCCGCCTCGTCCTCTACCTCAAGCGGCCGGGCGGGCAGAGCCAGTTCAGCAGCCACCTCCGTTCCCAGATGGTCACGGGCGGGCCGCTGGCGCCGCTTCTGGCCTGGCTTGAGGAAAATGCCCATCGGAATATCACGGTTGAGGATCTGGCGGGCAGGGCTGCCATGAGCCCCCGCAATTTTGCCCGGGTGTTCCTCCGGGAGACCGGCATGACGCCGTTGAAATATCTGGACCGGCTACGGATCGAACGGGTCAAGCACCTCCTGGAGGAAACGAATCATCCCATGGAGACGGTTGCGCTGGAGAGCGGCTTCAGCAGCGCCGAGCAGTTGCGGCGCACCTTCCAGCGGTGCCTTGGGATCACGCCCCGCGCCTATCGTGAGCGTTTTTAA
- a CDS encoding NfeD family protein — translation MRFSLCILLCLLVCVTASAAERARVRVVTIRDPITPVTAQFLHRTLNEAARSGDSLVLVELDTPGGLDTAMREIVKDIFTSPVPLAVYVAPPGARAASAGAIICLAADVCAMSPGTNIGAAHPVSLGEKPDKTMEEKVLNDAEAYAEGIARKRGRDETLARRMVRESISLSADRALASKVIDLIARDRADLLHRMEGRSIMRDGREAPLRLAGAETVSAEMRPGEQILNAISNPNVAYVLMMLGMLGLFFELSNPGVILPGVIGGISLILAFFAFQTLPVNYAGALLILLALVLFIAEIKVVSHGMLTVGGMIAMVFGSLLLFESPEPYLRVSWSVILVTVLATAGFFSVAVAKALRVHRQKPATGAEGLLEREGRAESAIAPEGKVFVNGEYWDAWSDQPIAAGSKVAVEKVEGMRLKVRKTL, via the coding sequence ATGCGCTTCAGCCTCTGTATCCTTCTATGCCTGCTTGTGTGCGTAACCGCGTCGGCCGCCGAACGGGCCAGGGTCAGGGTCGTAACCATCCGCGATCCGATCACCCCGGTGACGGCCCAGTTTCTCCATCGCACCCTGAATGAGGCGGCCCGGAGCGGAGACAGCCTGGTGCTGGTGGAACTTGACACCCCCGGCGGCCTGGATACCGCCATGCGGGAGATCGTCAAGGACATCTTCACCAGTCCGGTGCCGCTGGCGGTCTATGTGGCCCCCCCGGGCGCCCGCGCCGCATCGGCCGGAGCCATCATCTGCCTGGCGGCGGATGTGTGCGCCATGTCTCCCGGCACCAACATCGGCGCGGCCCACCCGGTTTCCTTGGGCGAGAAGCCCGACAAGACCATGGAGGAGAAGGTGCTCAACGATGCCGAGGCCTATGCGGAAGGGATCGCCCGCAAACGGGGCCGCGACGAGACCCTGGCGCGCAGGATGGTGCGGGAGAGCATCTCCCTGAGCGCCGACCGGGCGCTGGCCAGCAAGGTTATCGACCTGATTGCCCGGGACCGGGCCGACTTGCTGCACCGCATGGAGGGGCGTAGCATTATGCGGGACGGCCGGGAGGCGCCCCTGCGCTTGGCCGGGGCCGAGACGGTTTCGGCCGAGATGCGGCCGGGAGAGCAGATCCTGAACGCCATCAGTAACCCCAACGTGGCCTATGTCCTGATGATGCTCGGCATGCTGGGGCTGTTCTTCGAATTGTCCAATCCAGGCGTGATCCTGCCCGGGGTGATCGGGGGGATCTCCCTGATCCTGGCCTTCTTCGCCTTCCAGACGCTGCCGGTCAACTACGCAGGAGCACTGCTCATCCTGCTGGCGTTGGTGCTCTTTATCGCCGAGATCAAGGTCGTCTCCCACGGCATGCTGACGGTGGGCGGGATGATCGCCATGGTGTTCGGGTCGCTGCTCCTGTTCGAATCCCCGGAACCCTACCTGCGGGTTTCCTGGAGCGTGATCCTGGTGACGGTGCTGGCCACGGCCGGTTTTTTCTCGGTAGCCGTCGCCAAGGCGTTGCGCGTCCATCGCCAGAAACCAGCCACCGGCGCGGAAGGGCTGCTGGAACGGGAGGGGCGGGCCGAGAGCGCCATCGCCCCCGAGGGGAAGGTCTTTGTCAACGGCGAGTATTGGGACGCCTGGAGCGACCAGCCGATTGCCGCCGGGTCAAAGGTTGCGGTGGAGAAGGTGGAAGGCATGCGGCTCAAAGTAAGGAAAACGCTGTAG